DNA from Betaproteobacteria bacterium:
TAGGTGGAGAGGTCCCTGTCGGTGAGTTTTTCCTGCTGGTCCTTGTAGCTCGGAACCCGTTCCAGCCAGCCGAGCGGCGTGATCATGGAAAGCAGCAGGTGCAATTCGGCGTGTTCGGGTACCTGTGACTGGATGAACAGCGTGGCCTGCGACGGATCCACGCCTGCGGCCAGCCAGTCGACTAGCATGTCCCACACATTCTGTCCGATGATTTCCGGCGTGTCGTAATGCGTGGTCAGCGCGTGCCAGTCGGCCACGAAGAAAAGGCACTGGAATTCGTGCTGCAATTTCACCCAGTTTTTCAGCACGCCATGATAGTGCCCGAGATGCAGGCTGCCGGTGGGTCGCATTCCGGAGAGTACGCGATCGACGAACATTGAAGTCCTCAGTTAAGGCCGAATAACCCGCCGATGTTGAACAGTGAGGCCAGCAATCCGATGAAACCGGCGATGAAGGGCCACATTACCCTCCCGAGCACACCCAGCAGCATTAGCACCAGCAGGATGATCAATCCGAAGGGCTCGACCCTGGCAAACCGGACCGCCAGTTTGTGTGGCAGTAGACTTACCGCAATCCGTCCGCCGTCGAGCGGCGGCAATGGCAGCAAGTTGAGCACCATCAGAACCGCGTTGACGATGATGCCGCCGCGCGCCATCAGCAGAACCGGCTCGGTGAAGTAATTCGGTGGAACACCCTGCATCGCCTTGATCACGAAAGCCCAGAGGATCGCCATCAGCAGATTCGCTCCCGGCCCGGCGGCGGCCACCCACAGCATGTCGTGTTTTGGATTTCGCAACCGGCCGAAGTTGACCGGCACCGGTTTTGCCCATCCGAACGCGTATTTCCCCTGGCTGGCAATCAATATCAATACCGGAATGACGATCGTGCCCATCGGATCGATGTGACGGATCGGATTGAGCGTGATGCGTCCGGCCTGATACGCGGTCAGATCGCCGAAATGCCTGGCCGCGTACCCGTGCGCCGCTTCGTGCAGGGTGATCGCGAATATTCCTGGAATCGCGTATAGCGCGATGAGGCGGACGGTGTGCTCCAGTTCCATCATGCAGGCACTCCAAACGGCGCGGTGCTGCCCTTGCCCCGCCTGACGATAGCCGGCATATCGCCGGTCAGATCCACGACAGTGGTCATTTCCACGCCGCACGATCCGCCGTCGAGCACTACGTCCACATCATGTTGCAGCCGGCTTCGAATGTCGTTCATGTCGTTCAACGGCAATTCATCGCCAGGAAGCATCAGTGTCGAGCTCAATATCGGTTCACCCATTTCCTCCAGCAATGCTCGCACCACGTTATGATCGGGCACACGCACGCCGATGGTGTTGCGCTTCGGATTCAGCAGGCGTTTCGGCACTTCCCGGCTCGCTTTGAGAATGAATGTATAGCTGCCCGGCGTCGACGCCTTGAGCGACCGGTATTGTATGTTGTCCACGATCGCGTACTGCCCGAGCTCCGAGAGGTCGCGGCAGACCAGCGTGAAGTGATGATGCTCATCCACCTGACGGATGC
Protein-coding regions in this window:
- a CDS encoding site-2 protease family protein, translated to MEHTVRLIALYAIPGIFAITLHEAAHGYAARHFGDLTAYQAGRITLNPIRHIDPMGTIVIPVLILIASQGKYAFGWAKPVPVNFGRLRNPKHDMLWVAAAGPGANLLMAILWAFVIKAMQGVPPNYFTEPVLLMARGGIIVNAVLMVLNLLPLPPLDGGRIAVSLLPHKLAVRFARVEPFGLIILLVLMLLGVLGRVMWPFIAGFIGLLASLFNIGGLFGLN
- a CDS encoding threonylcarbamoyl-AMP synthase, with the translated sequence MAQYFAVHPEDPQQRLIRRAVEIVRNGGLMVYPTDSCYALGCHIGDKGAMERVRRIRQVDEHHHFTLVCRDLSELGQYAIVDNIQYRSLKASTPGSYTFILKASREVPKRLLNPKRNTIGVRVPDHNVVRALLEEMGEPILSSTLMLPGDELPLNDMNDIRSRLQHDVDVVLDGGSCGVEMTTVVDLTGDMPAIVRRGKGSTAPFGVPA